The DNA region GAATGCCGAACCGATCGGACACATCGGCCGGGTACTCGCAGAGAAACTCGGTGCCATGAAGGTCACGGGCCCCGCGTCCTGAATTCGAAGACCGAATCCTGACACATTCCTGATTGAGGAGGCACCCGAGTCATGTCCGAAACTCCCCCGTTCGATGGCCCGCCTGCGGCCCCGGCGGCTCCCGGACAGCCCATCGGCGGCAGCGGTCCGGGCGTATGGGATCCGGAGTTCTTCCAGAACCCGTACCCCACCTACGCCTGGCTCCGCGAGAACGACCCGGTCCGCGGCATCACCTGGCCCGGCCCGCCCGGCCACGCCTGGCTCGTCACCCGCTACCAGGACGTCCACGCCGGCCAGGCCGACTCCCGGCTGCGCCACGACCTCACCGCGTTCATGGCCGAGCTCGGCATACCCGAACCGCCCGCGATCGGCGGCGACGTGGCACGGCTGCTCGGCCGCAACCTGACACTGCTGGACGCGCCGGACCACCCCCGGCTCCGCTCGGTGCTGGCGCGCTTCTTCACCAAGAAGCGCATCGAGGGCATGCGGCCCCGCATCGAGACCCTCGCCGACGGGCTGCTGGACCAGCTCGCCGAGCGGGCCGGGGACGGCCCCGTCGACCTGGTGCGGGACTTCGCCTGGAAGCTGCCGCTCGCCGTCGTCTGCGAACTGCTCGGCGTCCCGGCCGAGGACCACGAACTGTTCGGCTACGGCACCGACGCCTCCCGGGACCAGGGCGCCACCGGCGACTACGCGGCCGGCGCCGTCGTGGCCGTCGAGCGGCTGCGCGCCCTCATCGGCGAGAAGCGGGCGAACCCGGCCGACGACGCGTTCACCTCGTTCGTCCGGGCCCTGGACGCCGGGGAGTTCCTCGACGAGGACGAGGTGATCGCCCAGGCCATGCTGTTCGTGGTCGCCGGTCACGAGACCACCGTCGACCTCCTCGGCAACGGCGTCCACGCCCTGCTGAGCAACCCCGACCAGCTGAAGCAGCTCACCGCCGACCCGTCGCTGCTGCCGAACGCGGTCGAGGAGGTCCTGCGCTACTACCCGCCGACCGACATCGTCACGCCGCAGTACACCGCCGAGCCGATCCGCTTCGGCGACGTCGAGGTGGACCGCCACCAGATCGTCATCCTGTCCCGGGCATCCGCCAACCGGGACCCGGAGCGCTACCCCGACCCGGAGCGCTTCGACATCACCCGCAACACCGCCGGCCACCTGGCCTTCGGGCACGGCGCGCACTACTGCGTCGGCGGGATGGTCGCCCGGATCGAGGGCCAGACGGTCTTCGGCCGCATCTTCGACCGCTTCCCCGAGCTGCGCCACGCCACCGCCCCCGAGGAGGTCCGCTGGAAGTCCAACCCGGTCGCCCGCGGCCTGGTCTCGCTCCCCGTCGACCTGGGTACGCCCCGCCGGCCGGGGAAGACCGCATGACCGCGCCCGCCGAAGGGCCCGGGACCCTCAGCCCCGACGAGCTCCACCGGCTGCTCGTCGAATGGAACGACACCGACCACAAGGTGGCCGAGGCCACGCTCACCGAACTCTTCGAGGCCCAGGCCGCCCGCACCCCGGACGCGCCCGCCGTCGCGCACGGCACCGCCGAGCTCTCCTACGCGGAGCTCGGCGCCCGCGCCAACCGGCTGGCCCGGCTCCTCGTAGGACGGGGAGCGGGGCCCGAGCGGTTCGTCGCCGTCGCCCTGCCGAAGTCCGTGGAGCTCGTCGTCGCCCTGCTGGCCGTGGTCAAGGCCGGTGCCGCCTATCTGCCGCTGGACCCCGGCCACCCCGCCGAACGGCTCGCCGGCATGCTCGCCGACGTGGCCCCCGTGGCGGTCCTCACCGACGCGGCGACCGCCGGTGCGCTGCCCGGGGGTCCCGCCCCGCACCTCGTGCTCGACGACCCGGCGATCGTGACGGAGCTGACCGGGCACCCGGCGGCCGACCTCACCGACGCCGAGCGGACCGCCCCACTGCGCCCCGCCCACCCGGTGTTCGTCATCCACACCTCCGGCTCGACCGGCCGCCCCAAGGGCGTCGTCGTCGAACACCGGTCGCTCAACGTGTACCTGGCGTGGGCCCGGCAGGCGTACGGCGCGGTCTCCGGACGCGCCCTGGTCCACTCGCCCGTCGCCTTCGACCTGACGGCCACCGGACTGTACGCACCGCTCACCGCGGGCGGCTGCGCCCACCTGGTCGAACTGCACGAGGGCACCGCCCCCGACGCCGGGGAGCTGCCCGAGGCCACCTTCGTCAAGGCCACCCCGACCCATCTCGCCCTGCTCGCGGCCCTGCCCGACGCCTACTCGCCCACCGGGCAGCTGGTGCTGGGCGGCGAGGCCCTGCTCGGCGAGGCACTGGACGAGTGGCGCGCCCGCAGACCCGGGGCCACGGTCGTCAACGAGTACGGGCCGACCGAGACGACCATCGGCTGCATGGAGTACCGCATCGAGCCGGGCGACACCGTCCCGGCCGGCGTGGTGACCATCGGCCGCCCCATCTGGAACACCCGGCTGTACGTGCTCGACGACACCCTCGCCCCCGTCCCCACCGGCACGGTGGGGGAGCTCTACATCGGCGGCGAACTGCTGGCCCGCGGCTACCACGCCCGGCCCGCCCTCACCGCCGGACGGTTCGTGGCGAGCCCGTTCGCCCCCGGAGCGCGGATGTACCGCACCGGAGACCTGGTGCGGCGCAGGGACGACGGGCAGCTGGACTTCATCGCGCGGACCGACGACCAGGTCAAGGTGCGCGGCTTCCGGATCGAGCTCGGCGAGGTCGAGGCCGCGCTCACCGGCCTGCCCGGCATCGCCGCCGCGGCCGTCTCCGTGCACGAGGAACGGCCGGGCGGCAAGCGGCTGGTGGCCCACGTGGTGCCCGCCGAGAGCGCCGATGGCACGGTGGACACCGGTGCGCTGCGCATGGCGCTGGCCACCCGGCTGCCGGAGTACATGGTGCCCGCCGCCTTCGTCACGCTTCCGGCGCTGCCGCTCACCCCGAACGGCAAGCTCGACCGCAGGGCGCTGCCCGCACCGGACACCGCCGCCCCGGCGGGCGGCCGGGCGGCGCGCGGTGCGCGCGAACAGCGGCTGTGCGAGCTGTTCGCCGAAGTGCTCGGCGAGCCCGGGATCGGCGCCGACACCAGCTTCTTCGCCGCGGGCGGCGACAGCGTCGGGGCGTTCACCCTGGTCAAGCAGGCCCGCCTGGCCGGGATCGGGTTCGGCACCAAGGACGTCTTCACCTCGCCCACCCCGGCCGGGCTGGCCGCGCTCGCCGTACCGGTGCCCACCGAGGACCACGGCGCCGAGGCGCCGTCCGTGCCCCGCACGGACGAGCTCGCCGGACTCGCCGACGGACTGCCGGGCGGCGCCGAGATCCTGGCCGTCTCACCGCTCCAGGACGCCATGGTCCGCCGGGCCTCGGCCGGCACCGGACCGGGCCCGTACACCGACCAGTTCAGCTTCCCGCTCGCCGGGGGATTCGACCCCGAGGTGATGCGCCGGACGCTGGCCGTGCTGCTGCGCCGCCACCCCGCGCTGCGCGCCGTCTTCCGCACCGGCCCGGACGGGCGCCCCGTCCAGCTCGTGGTGGGCGAAGTCGAGCCCGTGCTCCATGAGTTCGACCTCTCCGCGATGGAGGGGGAGGAGCAGCAGCGGGAGCTGGACCGGCTGCTGCGCCAGGACCACCAGGCGCCCTTCGACCTGGCCGCACCACCCCTGGTGCGGTGCACCGCGATCCGGCTCGCCCCGGACAGCTGGCGGTTCGTGCTGACCCTCGCCCCGCTGCTGCTGGACGGCTGGTCGCTGCCCCTGGTCATGGGCGAGCTGTGGATGACGTACATGACCGGCGGCGACGAGCAGATGCTGCCGCCCGTCGCACCGGAACCGCCGCAGCGCGGGTACGCGAACTGGCTGGCCGGCCGGGACACCGCCGCGACCGAGGACGCCTGGCGCGTCGTCCTGGAGGGGCTGCCCGCCCTGGCGCCGCTGGCCCTCGCCGGGCCGGGCACCGACCGGGTCACCGTCGCGGAGACCACCTCCCGGCTGCCCGAGGACGTCACCGCCGCACTCGTCACCCGCGCCCGCGCCCACGACCTGACCCTGAACACCCTGGTGACCGGCGCCTGGGCGCTGCTGCTCGGCCGGCTCACCGACCGCGACGAGCAGGTCTTCGGCGTGACCGTGGCGGGCCGGCCCGCCGAACTGCCGGGCATCGACCGGGCGGCCGGAATGTTCATGAACAACCTGCCGGTTCGGCTCGGCTGGGACGGCGCGGAACCGGTGCTCGACGTGCTCACCCGGCTCCAGCGCGGCCAGGCGGGCCTGATCGCGCACCAGCACATCAGCCTCGCCGAACTCGCGGACATCGCCGGGAGGGACGCGCTGTTCGACACCCTCGTGGTGTTCGAGAGCCAGCCGACGACCACCGCCGCGGCGCCCCCGCCGCCCCCGATGCCGGGCGGACCCGGCGGACCCGGCGGACCCGGCGCGCCCGCCATGCCGCCGCACCTGGTGCAGATCCTCGGCATGGAGGCGCACGACGCCGCCCGTGTGCCGCTCCGCTTCGCGGTGGCTCCGGGACCGCAGTTGGGCATCCTCGCCCAGTACTGGACCGAGGCGTTCGAGCCCGGCCAAGTGGACCGGATCCAGGCGAAGTTCCTGCAGGTGCTCACCGCGTTCGCCGACGGACTCGAAAGGTCCGTCGCCGACACGATGACCGCCGCTACCGGAGGCACCGAGAGATGATCCCGCCCCTGTGTGTACCCGAGTTGTTCCAGCTGCGCGTGGCGACCGATCCGCAGGGCGCCGCCGTGGTGGGGGAGGACGGTGTCCTCTCGTACGAGGAGCTGAACGCCCGGGCCAACCGGGTCGCCCGGCTGCTGATCTCCCGGGGTGCCGGACCGGAGAGCTTCGTCGCCGTCGCCCTGCCGCGCGGCACGGACCTGATCGTCGCCCTGCTCGCCGTGGTCAAGTCGGGCGCCGCCTATCTGCCGGTCGACCCGGACTACCCCGCCGACCGGATCGCGTACATGCTCGCCGACGCGCGGCCCGCGCTGGTGCTGACCTCGGCGGCCGTCGCCGGACGGCTGCCCGTACCGGCGCCGTTGGTACTGGACGACCCGCAGACCGTGGCCGCCCTGGCGGAGCGGTCACCGCACGACCCGACCAACGCGGACCGGCTCGGGCCGCTGCACCTGCCCTGCCCCGCCTACCTCATCTACACCTCGGGCTCCACCGGCCGGCCCAAGGGCGTCGTCGTCACCCACATGGGAGTGGCGAGCCTGCTGACCACGCAGCTCGCCGCGCTCGGCGTCGGGCCGGGCAGCCGGGTGCTCCAATTCGCCTCGCCCAGCTTCGACGCCGCCTTCTGGGAGCTGTGCATGGCGCTGCTCTCCGGCGCGGCGCTCGTGGTGGCACCCGAGGAACGCCTCGCCCCCGGCGAACCCCTTGCCGCACTGCTCACCGAACGCCGGGTCACCCACGCGACCCTGCCGCCCGCGGTGCTCGCCGCGACGCCGTCCGGCACCGGCGCTCTCGCGGGCGCCACCCTCGTCACGGCGGGCGAGGCATGCTCCGCCGCGCTGGTGGCCCGCTGGGCACCGGGCCGACGGATGATCAACGCCTACGGCCCCACCGAGTCCACGGTGTGCGCCACGATGACCGAACCGTTCTACCGCACCGACATCGGCGCCCCACCGCTGGGCGCCGCCATCACCAACACCGAACTACTCGTGCTGGACGCGGAGTTGAGACCCGTCCCGGCGGGCACGGCGGGCGAGCTCCACCTCGCCGGACCCGCGCTCGCCCGCGGCTACCTGGGCCGCTCTGCGCTCACCGCCGAACGCTTCGTCGCCCATCCGTCCGGCCGGCCCGGCGAGCGGATGTACCGCACCGGGGACCTGGTGCGGTACCGCCCCGACGGCGAGCTGGAATTCCTCGGGCGCGCCGACCACCAGGTCAAGGTGCGCGGCTTCCGGATCGAGCTCGGCGAGATCGAGTCGGTCCTCTCGGCGCACCCGTCCGTCGCCCACGGCGTGGTCGAGGCACGCGAGGACCGGCCCGGCACCCGGCGGCTGGTCGGCTACGTGGTGCCCGCGCACGGCAGCACGGACTCCGCCGAGCTGCGCAGGCACCTGTCCGCCGGGCTGCCCGCCCACATGGTCCCGGCCGTCTTCGTGGAGCTCGACTCCGTACCGCTGACGCCGAACGGCAAGGTGGACCGGGCGGCGCTGCCCGCCCCGGACCTCGCCGCGGCGGCGGCCGGGGGCGCCCGGCCCCGTACCCCTGGCGAGGAGCGGCTGTGCGCGCTCTTCGCCGAGGTGCTCGGACTGCCCGAAGCGGGCGCCGACAGCAACTTCTTCGCCCTGGGCGGCGACAGCATCACCGCCTTCACCCTGGTCCAGCGGGCCCGCACCGAGGGGGTGGAGCTGGCCGTGCAGGACGTGTTCCGGTACGGCAGCCCCGAACAGCTCGCCAGGTGCGCGGAGTCGGCCGGCCGCACCCCGCACGCCGGGTTCGCACCGCCCGCCGAGGACCTGGCGAAGGTCGCCGCCGGGTGGCCCGGCCACACCGCGGTCCTGCCGGTCACGCCCATGCAGCACTCGCTGCTGGCGAGCGCCCGGCGCGAGACCGGGACCGGCCGCGTCCTCCAGGACTGCTGGCAGTTCTGGCTGGAGTTCGAGGGCGAACTCGACGCGGACACCATGCGGCTGGCCGCCGAGGCCCTGCTGCGCCGCTACCCGGAGACGGGCGCCGCCTTCGCCCACGACGGACTGCGCAGGCCCCTCCAGGTGGTGCCGGACGAGTGCGAACTCCCTTGGGCCGAGCACGACTTGAGCGGACTGGCCGAGGAGCAGCAGACCGGCGTGTTCGAGAAGCTGGCCGCCGCGGAAGCGGACCGGCCGTTCGATGTGGCACGGTCCCCGCTGCTGCGGTTCACGCTCATCCGGTTCGGGGAGCGACGCCACCGGCTGCTCATCGGCTTCAGCCAGCTCCAGATGGACGGCTGGTCCTTCCCGGTCTTCCTGGACGACCTGTGGGTGCTCTACCAGAACCGGGGCGACGACTCCGGGATGCCGGAGGCGGTGTCCGCGGGCCCGTACACCGACTGGCTGGCCGGCCGGGACCGCCCCGCCGCGCAGGCCGCCTGGCGCACCGCGCTGGACGGTCTCGTGGCCCCCACCCTGGTACGGGAGGCCGACGCCGCGCACCACGAGGACGGGCCGCACGTCCAGGACCTGGTCCTGATCCCCGCCGATGTGACCCGGGCCCTCGGCGAACGCGCCCGGCAGCACGGCCTGACCCTCAACACCCTGGTCCTGGGCACCTGGGGCATCGTGCTGGGCGGACTGACCGGCCGCCGGGACATCGTCTTCGGCTACACCGTGTCGGGGCGCGCCCCCGAGGTGCCCGGCATCGAGCACGCGATCGGCAGCTACGCCAACCTGCTGCCCGTCCGGGTCCGCTGGAGCCCGGAGCTGCCGCTCACCGAGGTGCTCACCCGGCTCCAGGCCGAGCAGGGCGCCCTCATCCCGCACCAGCACCTCAGCCTCACCGACATCGAACAGGCCGTGGACCTGCCGGAGTTGTTCGACGTCACCGTGGCCGCGCAGAACTACCCGGTCAACCGCCCGGCGTCCGAGGCGCTGGGCGCGGCCGCCATGCCGGCCGAGGGTGCGGCCCGGATCGTCGGCGTACACACCCACGAAGTCACCCCGCACACCCTGCGGCTGTCCTTCCGGGCCGACGAACAGCTCTTCCTGGCCCTGGAGTACCGGGGCAGCCAGGAGGTGCTGGCAGGGATCGCCCAGCAGGTGCGCGAGCTGCTCACGGCCGCCGCGGCGGACCCCGGCAGGAGCGTGGAGGAACTGCTCACGGGCGGCTCCTCCGAAGGACGGAACCCATGAGCCAATCGCGTACCGAAAGGGCGAGTCAATGAGTGCTGACATGCTGATGGACACCCGGCTGCTGGTCGGCCGGCAGATGCGGCACCTCAAGCGCGGCCCGGAGCGGGTCGTCCCCGTGGTGATCACCCCGCTGATCCTGGTCCTGCTCAACGGACTGCTGATCGGCAGCGCGATCGTGGTGCCAGGGGACGGCAGCTACAAGGACTTCATGATGGCCGGGGTCTTCGCCCAGGTCGCCATGCTGGGCATGTCCAACGCCCAGAACGGCCTCAAGGAGGACCTGCGCAACGGCCTGGTCGACCGCTTCCAGTCGCTGCCGATCGCCAGGTCCGCCGCCGTCCTCGCCCGGTCCGTCGCCGAACTGCTGATGATGTTCGTGGGCTGGCTGGTGATCGCCGGGGTCGGGCTGCTGATCGGCTGGCGGATGCACGAGGGCCTGCTGCGGGGTATGGCCGGGATCGGCCTGATGCTGCTGTTCGGCTACCTGTTCATCTGGCTCGGCATCCTGGGCACGGTCTCCGGCCGCAACCCCCAGTCCTCCGGCATCGGTTCGATGATCGTCATGCCGATGCTGTTCCTGTCGCCCGCCTTCTTCCCGATCGACAACCTGCCCGGCTGGCTGCAGACCGTCTGTGAGTGGAACCCGTTCAGCTCGGTGGTCGTGGCCTGCCGCGAACTGTGGGGCAACCCGAACCCGGTCGTCACCGGCGCCTTCCCGGTCGAGCACCCGATCCTGGTGGCGACCCTGCTGCCCGTGGTGCTGCTGATCCCCGTGATCCCGCTGGCCGTCCGCCGCTACCACTCCGTGGTCGGGCGGTGAGCTGACATGAGGGTGTTCTCCCCGGTCGGCCGCTGGTCCGCGGCCACCCTGGCCTCCCTGCTGGGCGTCCAGATCTTCCACGTCGCCCTGGCCTGGTCCGTGCTGCGGGTCTCGGGGCCGCTGTCCGCCGCGGTGGTCCTGGCCCTCGGGACGCTGCCCCGCATCGCGATGATGACCGGCCTCACCGCGGGCCTGGCGGGCCGCTTCGCACCGCTGCGCCTGGCATCGGGCGGTGAACTCGTTCGGGCGGTACTGGCGTTGGGTGCCGCCGCGGCACTGGCGGGCAGCCGGTTGGACTTCGTGACGCTGCTCGTGGCGAGCGTGGCCTTCGGTCTCGTCGAGGCCGTCACCGAACCGGCGACCGGGGGCCTGCCCGCCCTCGTCGCGGGCCCCGCCGACCAGCAGCGGATGCAGGCCCTGCGAACGACGCTGTTCCGTACGACGGTCGTCCTCGGCGGACCGCTCGCGGGCCTGAGCGCGCTGCTCGGCCTGCCCACCGCGCTGATCGTCAACGCGGCGGTCTTCGTGGTCTCCGCGGCCGTGTTCGCGCTGCTGCGGCCGCTGCCCGCCGACCCCGGCGCGCCGTCCGGCGCCATGCCGCAGATGGGCGGTATGCCCGGCATGGCCGGCCCGCCCGGACCGGACTCCCCGAAGCTCGGCGAAGCCCTGGCCCTGCCCGGTGTGCGGGCCGCGCTGATCTGCACCGTCCTCGTCGAGCTGGGCTGCCCCGGCGCCTTCAACGTCGGCACGCTGCTGCTCGCGGAGCACCGGGACTGGGGGGTGACGGGGTTCGGCGTACTCGTCGGGGCCGTCGGCCTCGGCACCGTCGCCGCCGCGCTCGCCCCGTCGTTCGCCCGGTCGCTCCGGGGGAGCGGCGCGGGCCTGATCCTGGCCTGCGCGCTCACCGCCGCCGCCATGGCCGGGCTCGCCCTCGCCCCGAACCTGCCGGTCGCGGCCGTGCTCACCGTCGTGATGGCGCTGACCGCGGCGGCCGCGTCGGCGGCCACCCTGGGCGTCCTGTTCAGCGGGCCCCGGCCGGACGCGCTCGGCATGGTGATGGGGACCGTGATGGCGGCGGGCGCGCTCGCCGCGCCCCTGTCGTACGTGCTCGTCGGCGTCGTCGCACGCGCCTCGGGCCCGACGCCGGCCCTCCTCGGCTGCGCCGGGGCGCTGACGGCCGCCGCGCTCGTCGGCCTGGCCGACCGCTCCCTGCGCACCGCGTCCGCACCGCCGCCGCCCGCCGGACCACCGATGGGCGGCGAGCCGTCGCCCGAGACGCCGGGCGCGGCCGAATCGGACGCCGCGCCCGACCCGTCCCTCCCCGACGACTCCGGCCACCTGTCCGCGAAAGGAGCGTGACCCCGACGTGTCCGAGACGCCCCCCGGAACGACTTCGATTTCCGGAACGACCCCCGCGCCGCCCGCCGCCGGGCCCCGCGCCCCGCACCCCGACATGCCCACCGACATGCCCGACGAGCATTCCCTCGTGTACGGGGAAGCCATGCTGGCCGACCCGCACGCGGTCTTCGCCCGGATACGCGAGGAACGCCCACTGCACCAGGACGTGATCCAGGGCGGCGGCAAGGTGTACGTGCCGACCCGCTACGACGACGTACGGGCCCTGCTCGCCGAACCCCGGCTGCTGCGCAGCTTCGCCGTCGAGGACCCGGACGCGTTCCAGGGGCACATCGGCAACAGCGACCCGCCCCGCCACACCCGGCTGCGCAGGCTGACCGGCAAGGCCCTCACCCCCAAGCGGGTCGAACGGCTGCGCCCCGCCGTGGAACGGCTGGCCGACAGCCTGCTCGACGACCTGGCGGGCCGCGAACAGGCCGACATCGTAAGGGAGTTCACCCACCCGCTCGCCGCGCTGGCCGGTGCCGAACTGCTGGGCATCGACGTCGCGGACGCCGAGGAGTTCCGTACCTACTGGGACGACATGGCGGCCTTCCCCGACAGCGCCGGATTCCCCGCCTTCCAGGCGGCCACCGAAGGACTCGGGAAGCTGTTCGCCCGGACCGTCGAGGCCCGGCGCGCCACCCCGGCGGACGATCTCGTCTCGGCGCTGGTGCACGCCCGCCTCGGCGAGGACCGGCTCAGCGACGCCGAGCTGGAACAGACCGGCATCTTCCTGGTGATCGCCTCCAACAAGACCGTCTCCGCCATGCTGGGCAACGCCGTACTCGCCCTGCTGAACCACCCCACCCAGCTGGCGCTCCTGCGCTCCCGCCCCGATCTGCTGCGCGGCGCCATCGAGGAGTGCCTGCGCTACGAGGCGCCGGTGTCCCTCACCAACCCGCTGCGCGCGGGCGAGGCGATGTGCGCACGCGGCCTGGACCTGGCCCCCGGCGACCTGGTGCAGCCCGCGCTCACCGCGGCCAACCGGGACCCGCGCCGCTTCCCGGACCCCGAACGGCTCGACATCACCCGCCCGGTCGGCGGACATGTCTCCTTCGGGCACGGCATCCACATGTGCCTGGGCGCCCAGCTGTCCCGGATGACGGGCGAAGTGGCCCTGGGACGGCTGGTGGAACGCTTCCCGGAGCTCCGTCTCGCCCACGGCGACCACGACCGGGACGTCCGCTGGTCCCGCGAACACATCATGCGGCGGCTCACCTCGCTGCACGTCGGCCTCGGCGCGCCCGCGCCGGCCGGCGGCACCACCCCATCCGCGACATCCGCTACATCCGACGGGAGCTGAAGCGACGTGAACGCCGCCATCGAGGCGCACGGCCTGCGCAAGCGCTACAAGGACCACGAGGCCCTGGCGGGTGTGGACCTGACGGTCGAGTCCGGCACCGTCTTCGGGCTGCTCGGCCCCAACGGCGCGGGCAAGACCACCGCCGTACGCATCCTCACCACCCTGCTGCGCCCCGACGAGGGCCGGGCGAGCGTCGCCGGGTTCGACGTGGTGAGCCAGGCCCAGGACGTACGCGCCCGGATCGGCCTGACCGGTCAGTACGCCGCGGTCGACGAGCGGCTCACCGCCCGCGAGAACCTCGTCCTCGTCGGCCGGCTCTACCGGCTCGGCAAGAAGGTGACGGCCCAGCGCACGGAGGCCCTGCTGGAACGGTTCGAACTCACCGCCGCCGCCGACCGGCCGCTGCGCACCTACTCCGGCGGCATGCGGCGCCGTCTCGACCTCGCCGCGAGCCTGATCGGACAGCCGCCGCTGCTCTTCCTCGACGAGCCGACCACCGGCCTCGACCCCAGCAGCCGACTGGCCCTGT from Streptomyces sp. NBC_01591 includes:
- a CDS encoding cytochrome P450 family protein, which translates into the protein MSETPPFDGPPAAPAAPGQPIGGSGPGVWDPEFFQNPYPTYAWLRENDPVRGITWPGPPGHAWLVTRYQDVHAGQADSRLRHDLTAFMAELGIPEPPAIGGDVARLLGRNLTLLDAPDHPRLRSVLARFFTKKRIEGMRPRIETLADGLLDQLAERAGDGPVDLVRDFAWKLPLAVVCELLGVPAEDHELFGYGTDASRDQGATGDYAAGAVVAVERLRALIGEKRANPADDAFTSFVRALDAGEFLDEDEVIAQAMLFVVAGHETTVDLLGNGVHALLSNPDQLKQLTADPSLLPNAVEEVLRYYPPTDIVTPQYTAEPIRFGDVEVDRHQIVILSRASANRDPERYPDPERFDITRNTAGHLAFGHGAHYCVGGMVARIEGQTVFGRIFDRFPELRHATAPEEVRWKSNPVARGLVSLPVDLGTPRRPGKTA
- a CDS encoding non-ribosomal peptide synthetase is translated as MTAPAEGPGTLSPDELHRLLVEWNDTDHKVAEATLTELFEAQAARTPDAPAVAHGTAELSYAELGARANRLARLLVGRGAGPERFVAVALPKSVELVVALLAVVKAGAAYLPLDPGHPAERLAGMLADVAPVAVLTDAATAGALPGGPAPHLVLDDPAIVTELTGHPAADLTDAERTAPLRPAHPVFVIHTSGSTGRPKGVVVEHRSLNVYLAWARQAYGAVSGRALVHSPVAFDLTATGLYAPLTAGGCAHLVELHEGTAPDAGELPEATFVKATPTHLALLAALPDAYSPTGQLVLGGEALLGEALDEWRARRPGATVVNEYGPTETTIGCMEYRIEPGDTVPAGVVTIGRPIWNTRLYVLDDTLAPVPTGTVGELYIGGELLARGYHARPALTAGRFVASPFAPGARMYRTGDLVRRRDDGQLDFIARTDDQVKVRGFRIELGEVEAALTGLPGIAAAAVSVHEERPGGKRLVAHVVPAESADGTVDTGALRMALATRLPEYMVPAAFVTLPALPLTPNGKLDRRALPAPDTAAPAGGRAARGAREQRLCELFAEVLGEPGIGADTSFFAAGGDSVGAFTLVKQARLAGIGFGTKDVFTSPTPAGLAALAVPVPTEDHGAEAPSVPRTDELAGLADGLPGGAEILAVSPLQDAMVRRASAGTGPGPYTDQFSFPLAGGFDPEVMRRTLAVLLRRHPALRAVFRTGPDGRPVQLVVGEVEPVLHEFDLSAMEGEEQQRELDRLLRQDHQAPFDLAAPPLVRCTAIRLAPDSWRFVLTLAPLLLDGWSLPLVMGELWMTYMTGGDEQMLPPVAPEPPQRGYANWLAGRDTAATEDAWRVVLEGLPALAPLALAGPGTDRVTVAETTSRLPEDVTAALVTRARAHDLTLNTLVTGAWALLLGRLTDRDEQVFGVTVAGRPAELPGIDRAAGMFMNNLPVRLGWDGAEPVLDVLTRLQRGQAGLIAHQHISLAELADIAGRDALFDTLVVFESQPTTTAAAPPPPPMPGGPGGPGGPGAPAMPPHLVQILGMEAHDAARVPLRFAVAPGPQLGILAQYWTEAFEPGQVDRIQAKFLQVLTAFADGLERSVADTMTAATGGTER
- a CDS encoding ABC transporter permease produces the protein MSADMLMDTRLLVGRQMRHLKRGPERVVPVVITPLILVLLNGLLIGSAIVVPGDGSYKDFMMAGVFAQVAMLGMSNAQNGLKEDLRNGLVDRFQSLPIARSAAVLARSVAELLMMFVGWLVIAGVGLLIGWRMHEGLLRGMAGIGLMLLFGYLFIWLGILGTVSGRNPQSSGIGSMIVMPMLFLSPAFFPIDNLPGWLQTVCEWNPFSSVVVACRELWGNPNPVVTGAFPVEHPILVATLLPVVLLIPVIPLAVRRYHSVVGR
- a CDS encoding MFS transporter; protein product: MRVFSPVGRWSAATLASLLGVQIFHVALAWSVLRVSGPLSAAVVLALGTLPRIAMMTGLTAGLAGRFAPLRLASGGELVRAVLALGAAAALAGSRLDFVTLLVASVAFGLVEAVTEPATGGLPALVAGPADQQRMQALRTTLFRTTVVLGGPLAGLSALLGLPTALIVNAAVFVVSAAVFALLRPLPADPGAPSGAMPQMGGMPGMAGPPGPDSPKLGEALALPGVRAALICTVLVELGCPGAFNVGTLLLAEHRDWGVTGFGVLVGAVGLGTVAAALAPSFARSLRGSGAGLILACALTAAAMAGLALAPNLPVAAVLTVVMALTAAAASAATLGVLFSGPRPDALGMVMGTVMAAGALAAPLSYVLVGVVARASGPTPALLGCAGALTAAALVGLADRSLRTASAPPPPAGPPMGGEPSPETPGAAESDAAPDPSLPDDSGHLSAKGA
- a CDS encoding cytochrome P450; this encodes MSETPPGTTSISGTTPAPPAAGPRAPHPDMPTDMPDEHSLVYGEAMLADPHAVFARIREERPLHQDVIQGGGKVYVPTRYDDVRALLAEPRLLRSFAVEDPDAFQGHIGNSDPPRHTRLRRLTGKALTPKRVERLRPAVERLADSLLDDLAGREQADIVREFTHPLAALAGAELLGIDVADAEEFRTYWDDMAAFPDSAGFPAFQAATEGLGKLFARTVEARRATPADDLVSALVHARLGEDRLSDAELEQTGIFLVIASNKTVSAMLGNAVLALLNHPTQLALLRSRPDLLRGAIEECLRYEAPVSLTNPLRAGEAMCARGLDLAPGDLVQPALTAANRDPRRFPDPERLDITRPVGGHVSFGHGIHMCLGAQLSRMTGEVALGRLVERFPELRLAHGDHDRDVRWSREHIMRRLTSLHVGLGAPAPAGGTTPSATSATSDGS
- a CDS encoding ATP-binding cassette domain-containing protein; the protein is MNAAIEAHGLRKRYKDHEALAGVDLTVESGTVFGLLGPNGAGKTTAVRILTTLLRPDEGRASVAGFDVVSQAQDVRARIGLTGQYAAVDERLTARENLVLVGRLYRLGKKVTAQRTEALLERFELTAAADRPLRTYSGGMRRRLDLAASLIGQPPLLFLDEPTTGLDPSSRLALWDMIREQVAAGVTILLTTQYLDEADQLAGRVAVLDQGRVIADGTPDQLKRKVGGEWLEVTVTAPAEAENAIRALSSVIVGEPTLSEDGLKVSAPVADGMRTIAAIAERLDSAGVDVVDFALRRPSLDDVFLTLIGKTAAVREPQPA